A stretch of the Sutcliffiella horikoshii genome encodes the following:
- a CDS encoding restriction endonuclease subunit S, translating into MKLEDVVTVKIGRNLSRGNEKGDLTLVAYSYEDLIHDLEGLFLNNKTRTSNDENQYDGYISRAGDVVFSFVSSKAGIVSDVNQGKIINQNFAKLIIKHDGLDSSYLCYALNESHSMKKQMAISMQGSTVPKLTPSILKELEIKLPTLEKQRTIGKAYFYLRKQQALAKKQADLEEQLYLEILRKLDY; encoded by the coding sequence ATGAAACTTGAAGATGTGGTAACCGTTAAAATTGGTAGAAACTTATCTAGGGGAAACGAGAAAGGCGATTTAACTTTAGTGGCTTATTCGTACGAAGATTTAATCCATGATTTAGAAGGATTATTTCTAAACAATAAAACTCGTACTAGTAATGATGAAAATCAATATGATGGTTACATAAGTCGTGCTGGAGATGTTGTTTTTAGTTTTGTAAGTTCCAAAGCCGGAATAGTGAGTGACGTAAACCAAGGGAAGATTATCAACCAAAACTTCGCGAAACTCATTATTAAGCACGATGGGTTGGATAGCAGCTATTTATGTTATGCGTTGAACGAGTCACACTCAATGAAAAAGCAGATGGCTATTAGCATGCAAGGAAGTACTGTACCTAAATTGACCCCATCCATACTAAAAGAGTTGGAAATCAAGCTACCAACTCTTGAGAAACAACGGACAATTGGAAAAGCTTACTTTTATTTAAGAAAGCAGCAAGCCCTAGCTAAGAAACAAGCAGACCTTGAGGAACAGCTATATTTAGAGATTTTGAGAAAACTAGATTACTAG